The Thermocrinis albus DSM 14484 genome segment GTTGTGTGGAGGGTTTAAAGCGAAGCTTAACACGGGGATCTTTGTATCTGAACCTGAGAACCAGATAACCTGTACCGTCTGTACACACCACGCGCAGAGGATATGTATCAGAACTGTCCTCTCTTAGTTCCACCACCTTTACCTTTAGGGCGTAACGCTTGCCTGGAAGGGCTGTGCGCACGCTGGTAGAGAGTCTTCTGTCTTCGTATCTCACGGGAAGAAACCAAAGGGCGGAAAGAATATCCTCCACTCCAAGGCTCTTGAGGAGTTTCTTTTCCTTGAAATCCAGACCCTTTACTTTATCTAAAGGTTCCAAGAACCACTCTAACGGATACTTTTCCTCATTTTGGAAACTAACGGCGGGAACAGTGGGCTCTTTGATGGCCTCCTTAATTAGTCGTAGTACAGCCACTTTCTTTTCAAAGGGAAGCTTGTCAAATTCTTTCAGAAGCTCAAGGCAGGAAGGTTCCAGGTACTCTTTGAGGAGGTTAAAAAGGTACATTCCCGCTCCCCAGCTCCTCTTTAGTCTGAGATAGTTTTGTTCCTCCAGTTGCTTTATAAAGTCCTTAGCCTTCTCCAGCCTTTCCATGTCGAAGATTCTTAAAGAAGTCTCTCAGAAGTCTACCCGCTTCCTCTACAGGAAGAAACTCCCACCTTACCCTGTGGTTGAAGGCGGTCTCATCCAGAAGATTATAAAGGCTCATGACAGCACCCAGCTTCTCGTCCTGTGCTAAAAATATAACTTTATCCACGCGGGCCAACACAAGAGCGTAAGCGCACATAGCACAGGGTTCTAGGGTCACATAAAGGGTGCAGCCGTAGAGGAAGCTTTCACCCAGTTTTTTGAGGGCCTTCCTTATAGCCAGTATCTCAGCATGGGCTGTTGGATCTTTCAGGGCTATCGTTCTGTTGTGGGCTCTCGCTATTATTCTGCCTTCCTTTACCACCACGCAACCCACAGGTATTTCGCCTTTTCTAAAGGCTCTGTGTGCCTCCAGAAGACAAGCCTTCACAAAAGGTTCGTGAGAGTCCTTCATATACGGGGGAAAAGGTTCACCTTTTCTCTGACGGTGTAACCGGCAAAACTGTAAGGTCTTATCTGCTGGGGAAGTTTTTCTATCCCGATGGCTTGCATGAGTTTTTCCATGCTTTGGGGCACAAAAGGATAGAGGAGATACCCCACGACAAAACAACCATCCACAAGAGTGTAGAGAACATCATCCAGAGAGGGATCACCCACTTTGGCCATCTGCCACGGAGCTTTACTGTCCACGTACTTGTTAAGGTAAGAGGAGAATTTGAGGACCTCCTCCAGAGCGTTGTAAAAGTCCACTCTACCCATAAGTTCCTCATACCTTTTTATAGTTTCACCGCACACCTTTTCGTACTGAGCATCCTTACCACCCGTCGCTTTACCCTGTGTGTACTTAAGAACCATAGACAGCACTCTACTCACCAAATTGCCTATCTCGTTGGCCAGTTCACCGTTTATCCTTTTGAGGATGTTATCTCTCCTAAGATCTCCATCGTCTCCAAAAGGCATATCTCTAAGGAGAAAGTATCTTACCGGATCCAAACCGTACTCCTTCACCAAGTCTACGGGACTCACCACGTTTCCCAAAGATTTGGACATCTTCTGTCCTTCCACCTTCCACCACCCGTGGGCGAACACGGTGCGCGGTATGTCCAGACCTACTGACATAAGAAAAGCAGGCCAGTAAACGGCATGAAAACGCAGTATGTCTTTACCCACCAGGTGTAAGTCAGCTGGCCATAGGTGCATCCTTTCTCTTACGGCGGACACATAGTTAAAGAGAGCATCAAACCACACGTAGATGGTGTGTTCTTCATCAAAGGGAACCCTTATACCCCACCTAACTCTACTGGCAGGTCTCGTAACAGAAAGGTCTCTGAGACCCATACTTACAAAGGACACCACTTCCCTCAGGCGGTGTTCAGGTCTTACAAAGTCGGGCATCTCTTCGTACAGCTTAAGAAGAGCTTCCTGATACTTAGAGAGACGAAAGAAGTAAGAGGGTTCCCTTACGTACTCACAAGGTTTTAGATGAAGGGGACATAACTTACCTTCCAGAAGTTCTGATTCTGACTTAAACTCCTCACAACCTACACAGTACCAACCTTCGTACTCTCCCAAGTATATGTCTCCCCTCTCCCAACTTTTCTGAAACATCTCACGTACCACTTCCTGGTGATCTGGATCTGTGGTTCTTATGAATCGGTCATAGCTGATGTTCATAAAACGCCATAGCTCCATAAAGTTGGATGCATTCTGGTCGGCCAGATCTTTGGGATGTACTCCTTTTTCCTCCGCCGTCTTCTGGATCTTAAGACCGTGTTCGTCGGTACCGGTGAGGAAAAAAACCTCGTAACCCCTCATACGGTAAAAACGGGCCAGTGTGTCGGCCGCCACAGTAGTGTAAGCGTGCCCTATGTGGGGCACGTCATTTACGTAGTATATAGGTGTGGTGACGTAAAACTTCATACGCTGGGTTTAAAGCTACAAGTCTCTTCATCTATGGTGGAGTAGAGAGGTTTTACTCTGCCCTCAGGTGTACTGTCTTCAAAGTCTCTTGGAACACCCAGCTCTTCTATACAGTGTACCAGATCGTGATAAAACTCGGCCACCATCACCAGACCTGTCTCCTTGCCTACCTCGTTGAAGGCCCTTATTTTGTCCGTTGCTTTACCTTTTCCTCTTTCCACTATGGCACCTGCGTGTCCGAAGGACACACCTTCCAGCTTTTCCTGGAATCTCCCTGCTACAAAGGCAGCAACAGGTTTGTTCCATTTACCCTCCTTGTACAGTCTCAGAATGGTCTGAGCAGCCTGTTCCTCGTAAGAGCCACCCACTTCTCCCTGTATTATAACGCCCTTCACGTTGGGATCATCTGCTATTTTTTCCAATACGTCGGCAAAAGTGGTGCAGGATATGACGTCTCCTCCCAAAGCGAGAGCCATGTAAACACCCCAACCTCTCCTCTTGAACATCTCCGCCGTGGTGGTGGTGAGACCTCCTGACTTAGAGAGAATAACGAGACCACCGTCTGCGTAAGCTATGGAAGGGTCCTTACCACCTATGGCACCTATCCTGGCAGGTATGCGTGGTACTATACAACCCAAGGAGGTAGGCCCCACTATTATAACTCCCCTCTCCTTGGCGTAGTGATAAAAGTACACTGTATCTCTTATGGGGACGTGCTCGGTGATGATGTAGATGAGCTTTATACCGGCATCCACCAGTTCTATAACAGCATCCTTTACGGAAGTGGGAGGCACGTACACCAGTCCCGTGTTGATCTCAGGATGGTTTTGGAGGGCTTCTCTCACTGTGTTGTAGACAGGCTTACCCGCTACCTGTGATCCACCCTTACCGGGAGTGACACCTGCCACCACAAAGCCTGGGTAAAGAGCCTCCGATTCGGTTACCACCTGGGAGGCTTCTCTCCCCGTAATGCCCATCACCAGTATTCTTGTTTGGTCGTTAAGATAGACAGTTCCTACCATTTTTACACCCCCAGATCCTTTGCCTGCTCTTCTGTAAGAGCTCTGTCTTCTTGTTTTTCTTTGGCTACAGACTGACACTTATCTAACAGTTCCTTGAGCCTTATAGGTGCCTCCGTAAGAGGCAGTGTGGAGTCGTATATCTCTCCCTTAACACCACACTCTTTGAAGGCTTCGTACAACATACGGAGACCTTTCTCCGCTTCTGGTCCATTCCTACGCACCACCCATATCCAGTTGGGATCTAACTTACCTTCCTTGTAGAGATCCCTTATAGCGTTAGCCACACCTTCACCCAAAGTGACATCTATACGCGTGTTGTTGGCGGTACCTCCACACACCAGAACACCCCTTATACCAGGCTTGGAGAGGATGATGCGGGTTATCTTGTACATCTTCTCGGCAGGGGGATTACCACCTATGTCGGTGAAGTTGGCAGGCTTGAGTCCCACCGCGTAAGCGGTCTCTATGGTAACGGTGGAACCACCACCACCGAAGGTCATCATAGCTATATCACCGTCCATCTCTACGTAGGAACCAGCCTTCCCTCTGTGGTCATCTCTATCTATGAGAGAAGCTTGTATCTCCCTCTCTGTAGGAGGTCTCTTGAGAGCCGTACGCACACCGTATATCTTTGTGGGAGGTACAGAAGCATCGTCATCTATAGTGACAACAGCATCCAACGCTAAGACCTTCTGCTTATCACCCACCTGACATATGGCAAGAGGGTTTATCTCCAAAAGTCTCGCCTCCGACTCCCAAAAAGCCCTCCACATGTTGGCTATCACTTCCGACAACTCCCTGAGAACACCCATGTACTCCTGAGGGAAACCCAGCTCCAAAAGGTAGTTTCTCACCATATGAGGATACAGGCCCTTCAGTGGATCTATAACCCAGCTTCTTACCTTCTCCGGAGGGACTTCCTCTATGTCCATGCCACCTTCTAAGCTAAGGGTCACTACGGGAGCTCTAACCTCTGTAGAGTAGGTTATGGAAGCGTAGAGCTCTTTCAGTATGTTGGCTTTCTCCACCACCAAAACACCTACAGGCATCTCACCGTAGACGGGATATTGGAGGAGAGCCTCAACGGTTTCCACAGCCTCCTCAGGGTTCTTACACACCTTCACCGCACCCGCTTTACCCCTCTTTCCTACCAGCACCTGAGATTTAACCACACACTCACCCAGCTGGTTTATAAACTCCACAAGCTGGTCGTTGACATGGTCGGCAAACATGTATCTGGGGACAGGTATCCCAAATTTCTTAAAGATCTTATCGTAGGCCTCGTACTCGTAGAGGTTCATCCCGTCTGCCTCCGTCAAAAAGGTATGATGAGAATTATAACACAAATTGAAAGATTGAATTCACATGCCTGTGCCTTTATATTGGAACCCATGAGGTTGAGTCTTAAGGTTTCTGGTATGACATGTGTTAACTGTGCACGAGCCATAGAGCTTAACCTGAGGAGACTGCACGGGGTTAAGGACGTTAAGGTCTCCTTTGAACTGGGAAGAGTTTGGGTGGAGATAGAGGAAGAGCTTATATCTCCTCAAGATGTGGTGGCCGTCATAGAGTCCTTAGGTTACCGTGTGGAGGACTCATTGACGGGTAGAGATTTCTCTGCTGTGGTGCTGGCGCTGTGTTATATCCTGAGTGTCCCCATAGTCTTCCTTATGTTTTTACACCAACCTTGGAGTTTGTACTTACAAGCTCTCTTAGCGGGTGTGGTACAACTGGTGGGTGGGTGGAGTTTTTACAGATCTGCTTACCTCTCTGCAAGGGCAGGTGTGGGCAACATGGACCTTCTGGTGGCTGTTGGTAGTACCACCGCTTACCTCTACAGCCTCCTGAGCCTCGTAGGTTTCCTAAAGGCGCATCCTATGTTTGAGACTTCTGCTCTTCTCATTACCTTCGTAAGGACGGGAAAGTGGGTGGAAGACAGATTTAAAAAACGTGCCACCCGTAAGCTTAGGGATCTTTTTGGTTTTCAGACTGTCAAGGTGAGGGTGTTGGGTCCTAAAGGTGAGGAGGAGAAAAGTCCCTCCGAGGTGTTTAAGGGAGATAGGGTAATTCTACGGAAAGGTGATCTGATACCGGTGGATGGCCATCTGCAAGAAGGTACTGTGTGGCTGGATCAGTCTCTCATAACAGGTGAGTCAGAACCGGTGAAGATGGAGGCAGGTGCTCTTCTTCTGTCGGGTAGTTTGGTGGTGGATGGATACGGTGTGATGAAGGTGGAGAAAACCTTTAGCGGTAGCTACGTGTCTTTTCTCATAAAGCTGGTGGAAAAAGCTCTATCAGAAAAGCCCAACATACAGAGAATTTCCGACAAGATAGCCCACTATTTCGTGCAGGGCGTACTGATACTGGCGCTGTTAGTATTTGCCTTTTGGATGTGGAGAACCCACGATCTTGAGAGAAGCTTA includes the following:
- a CDS encoding nucleoside deaminase; its protein translation is MKDSHEPFVKACLLEAHRAFRKGEIPVGCVVVKEGRIIARAHNRTIALKDPTAHAEILAIRKALKKLGESFLYGCTLYVTLEPCAMCAYALVLARVDKVIFLAQDEKLGAVMSLYNLLDETAFNHRVRWEFLPVEEAGRLLRDFFKNLRHGKAGEG
- the metG gene encoding methionine--tRNA ligase, which codes for MKFYVTTPIYYVNDVPHIGHAYTTVAADTLARFYRMRGYEVFFLTGTDEHGLKIQKTAEEKGVHPKDLADQNASNFMELWRFMNISYDRFIRTTDPDHQEVVREMFQKSWERGDIYLGEYEGWYCVGCEEFKSESELLEGKLCPLHLKPCEYVREPSYFFRLSKYQEALLKLYEEMPDFVRPEHRLREVVSFVSMGLRDLSVTRPASRVRWGIRVPFDEEHTIYVWFDALFNYVSAVRERMHLWPADLHLVGKDILRFHAVYWPAFLMSVGLDIPRTVFAHGWWKVEGQKMSKSLGNVVSPVDLVKEYGLDPVRYFLLRDMPFGDDGDLRRDNILKRINGELANEIGNLVSRVLSMVLKYTQGKATGGKDAQYEKVCGETIKRYEELMGRVDFYNALEEVLKFSSYLNKYVDSKAPWQMAKVGDPSLDDVLYTLVDGCFVVGYLLYPFVPQSMEKLMQAIGIEKLPQQIRPYSFAGYTVREKVNLFPRI
- a CDS encoding succinate--CoA ligase subunit alpha gives rise to the protein MVGTVYLNDQTRILVMGITGREASQVVTESEALYPGFVVAGVTPGKGGSQVAGKPVYNTVREALQNHPEINTGLVYVPPTSVKDAVIELVDAGIKLIYIITEHVPIRDTVYFYHYAKERGVIIVGPTSLGCIVPRIPARIGAIGGKDPSIAYADGGLVILSKSGGLTTTTAEMFKRRGWGVYMALALGGDVISCTTFADVLEKIADDPNVKGVIIQGEVGGSYEEQAAQTILRLYKEGKWNKPVAAFVAGRFQEKLEGVSFGHAGAIVERGKGKATDKIRAFNEVGKETGLVMVAEFYHDLVHCIEELGVPRDFEDSTPEGRVKPLYSTIDEETCSFKPSV
- a CDS encoding succinate--CoA ligase subunit beta; translation: MNLYEYEAYDKIFKKFGIPVPRYMFADHVNDQLVEFINQLGECVVKSQVLVGKRGKAGAVKVCKNPEEAVETVEALLQYPVYGEMPVGVLVVEKANILKELYASITYSTEVRAPVVTLSLEGGMDIEEVPPEKVRSWVIDPLKGLYPHMVRNYLLELGFPQEYMGVLRELSEVIANMWRAFWESEARLLEINPLAICQVGDKQKVLALDAVVTIDDDASVPPTKIYGVRTALKRPPTEREIQASLIDRDDHRGKAGSYVEMDGDIAMMTFGGGGSTVTIETAYAVGLKPANFTDIGGNPPAEKMYKITRIILSKPGIRGVLVCGGTANNTRIDVTLGEGVANAIRDLYKEGKLDPNWIWVVRRNGPEAEKGLRMLYEAFKECGVKGEIYDSTLPLTEAPIRLKELLDKCQSVAKEKQEDRALTEEQAKDLGV
- a CDS encoding heavy metal translocating P-type ATPase, translating into MRLSLKVSGMTCVNCARAIELNLRRLHGVKDVKVSFELGRVWVEIEEELISPQDVVAVIESLGYRVEDSLTGRDFSAVVLALCYILSVPIVFLMFLHQPWSLYLQALLAGVVQLVGGWSFYRSAYLSARAGVGNMDLLVAVGSTTAYLYSLLSLVGFLKAHPMFETSALLITFVRTGKWVEDRFKKRATRKLRDLFGFQTVKVRVLGPKGEEEKSPSEVFKGDRVILRKGDLIPVDGHLQEGTVWLDQSLITGESEPVKMEAGALLLSGSLVVDGYGVMKVEKTFSGSYVSFLIKLVEKALSEKPNIQRISDKIAHYFVQGVLILALLVFAFWMWRTHDLERSLTYALAVVVVSCPCAFGIAVPLAIVVGLSRAYSRGILIKEPSIFEREVDVVFLDKTGTVTEGKPKVVKVRVRDEEALRVAHALSSLSNHPYSKAIREYTANLGISADPPSHCKEVVGVGILCDEYALKGKENGWVAIYRGEEVLAEFYVEDTLREDAPQAVDQLKRMGLKVVMLTGDREERAKSISDALGIEEWYASVKPEDKMQVLEEYQKRGYRVCMVGDGINDAPALAKADMSVAMGSGTEVAKLVGDVVLLGGIGGLVELFRIKKTVSRRIKQNLFWAFSYNVLLIPVAAGGLASFGISLKPEWAGLLMVLSSVAVVINSVRP